CGTATTTTGGCATAGGCAACTGTCCTTTCCGTGCGATTTGTATTGTAAAAAGTTATGCTTTCAATATAGCATATATTTACCGCGTTATGAAGATAGAGACTGTTAATTGATATGAAAAAATGTATTGTTAAGACATATTAAGCTATATTTAATGCAATTATAATGGAAAAAAACCATAATAGATTGTAATATAGTACTCAAGAGAAAATGCTATTGTAACATTAGGGAAGAGTAAGGTGATAAAAATGCTTCAAATTAATGGATTAGGAAAAACATACGGATCAGGCCAAGCTGCCGTAAATGCTCTTCGAGGTATTGATTTAACAGTTGCAGAAGGTGAATTTGTATCAATTATGGGGCCTTCCGGTTCGGGTAAATCAACCTTGATGAATATTGTCGGATGCTTAGATAAATCGACGTATGGATCATATGCACTAGATACGGTGGACGTATCCAAGCTCAATGAAAATGAATTGGCAGCGATTCGAAATAAAAAGATAGGTTTTGTTTTTCAGTCGTTTAATCTATTGCCTAGAATTTCGGCGCTCAAAAATGTAGAATTACCCATGATCTATGCTGGAGTGCATCACAAAGAACGGCGAGAGCGTGCGGTTGAAGCGCTAAAGCGTGTAGGATTAGAAGCTAGAATGGATCATAAGCCAAATGAGATGTCGGGAGGACAAAAACAGAGGGTTGCCATTGCAAGAGCTTTGGTCAATAGTCCGGCAATTATTTTGGCAGATGAGCCAACAGGGAACCTAGATTCCGTTTCCTCAGAAGAGATTATGGAAATTTTCCAACAGTTAAATCAAGAAGGCGTTACGGTTCTAATCGTAACCCATGAACCGGACATTGCTGATCATACCCATCGTATTGTAACGTTTGAAGATGGATTGTTAATTAGTGATCAAAGGGTGGAATCGCCCTTAGATGCCCGAGAAATACTTAAAGAAAAACAACGCATGCTTAATGCATCGTTAAAAGGAGGAGAACACGATGAGTGAATTTAATGACAAAGAAAGCGCAAACGAAAATACAAATGCGGTAGCTGATGTAGAACTGAATGAAGAATATGTTCAAATGAATGGGTTC
This sequence is a window from Vallitaleaceae bacterium 9-2. Protein-coding genes within it:
- a CDS encoding ABC transporter ATP-binding protein; this translates as MLQINGLGKTYGSGQAAVNALRGIDLTVAEGEFVSIMGPSGSGKSTLMNIVGCLDKSTYGSYALDTVDVSKLNENELAAIRNKKIGFVFQSFNLLPRISALKNVELPMIYAGVHHKERRERAVEALKRVGLEARMDHKPNEMSGGQKQRVAIARALVNSPAIILADEPTGNLDSVSSEEIMEIFQQLNQEGVTVLIVTHEPDIADHTHRIVTFEDGLLISDQRVESPLDAREILKEKQRMLNASLKGGEHDE